A stretch of Telopea speciosissima isolate NSW1024214 ecotype Mountain lineage chromosome 11, Tspe_v1, whole genome shotgun sequence DNA encodes these proteins:
- the LOC122645761 gene encoding histidine--tRNA ligase, cytoplasmic: MAAGREVSVVTIGGKGSSLSSLSVYAIANGLSQVRIDSAVTDKLPKEHPLSTVPLHNLKSRFLTLEESRAALVVVLNKLALSNAGIRDVLPDSIVETLNAGFDPESLDFGSVSAFLDSLFRLNSKNPEEVGVTDGELAVLENSSAALVGISALLDHSSSVLSTVTDAVAAISCEATKADISAFNSLDSGDGFSAKDETAVASDMKILLADSKLVGRVDSDAIWEIPKVHGIFREVVKSVHTRMRVELNSLVKVGKGSSGSSGCGKVLMNTLWPLASALQFLGESSLRRAKLNAESISSVDLRTQVLETLERSCPTSNVLNDVFRLIWEAKCEVDYVKFFHEIYCLLLKVRTVVAWEGALALFSLEKSESNEKAQGAAPARPEANVGNARAERKGEKKKKVLGKGTIVIRQIIKDRVQNQDKDAVENVEVLAQWAQNLSLFFDPKDPELDIFLQKVKEIVESNESRRIPKIPKGTRDFAKEQMAIRKRAFSIIEEVFEMHGATALDTPVFELRETLMGKYGEDSKLIYDLADQGGELCSLRYDLTVPFARYVAMHGLSSFKRYQICKVYRRDNPSKGRYREFYQCDFDIAGHFESMGPDFEVIKILTELLDELNIGDYEIKLNHRKLLDGMLKICGVPPEKFRTICSSIDKLDKQSFEQVKKEMVEEKGLSVETADSIGTYVKKRGPPLEILSKLKQEGSQFLEHSGSATALDEMHILFKALEKSKCINKVIFDLSLARGLDYYTGVIFEAVFKGTTQVGSIAAGGRYDNLVGMFGTKQVPSVGVSLGIERVFTILEQLEKDRNQSIRPTKTQVLVSIFGEDLSLAAELVSELWEAKLKAEFMVNKRPMKHIDRAKESRIPWMVIIGEREQNEGIVKLKDVEANKEEVVPRSRVVEELQRRLNFSSS, encoded by the exons ATGGCGGCTGGACGAGAGGTCTCAGTGGTAACAATCGGAGGTAAaggctcctctctctcttcgtTATCGGTCTACGCCATTGCCAATGGTCTCTCTCAGGTAAGAATTGATTCTGCAGTAACTGATAAGCTACCGAAGGAACACCCCCTCTCTACTGTTCCCCTGCACAACTTGAAATCGAGATTTTTAACCCTAGAAGAATCCCGAGCTGCTCTTGTTGTCGTCCTGAACAAACTCGCTCTCTCCAACGCTGGTATTCGTGACGTTCTTCCTGATTCGATTGTAGAAACCCTAAATGCTGGATTCGACCCTGAAAGCTTGGATTTTGGTTCTGTATCTGCGTTTCTGGATTCATTGTTTCGGTTAAACTCGAAGAATCCCGAGGAGGTTGGGGTGACGGATGGAGAGCTGGCTGTGTTGGAGAACTCTTCTGCCGCTTTGGTTGGAATTTCTGCGCTTTTGGATCATTCTTCTTCCGTTTTGTCTACTGTTACAGATGCAGTTGCTGCCATATCATGTGAGGCTACAAAAGCCGACATATCAGCGTTTAATTCTCTGGATTCTGGCGACGGTTTCTCTGCAAAGGACGAGACTGCTGTCGCCAGTGACATGAAGATTTTACTTGCTGATTCTAAGCTTGTAGGTCGGGTTGATTCGGATGCGATTTGGGAGATTCCAAAGGTTCATGGAATTTTCAGGGAAGTGGTGAAGTCGGTTCACACAAGGATGCGGGTCGAGCTGAATTCTTTGGTGAAAGTGGGTAAAGGGAGTTCTGGTAGTAGTGGGTGTGGAAAAGTGTTGATGAATACATTGTGGCCATTGGCGTCGGCGCTTCAGTTTCTAGGTGAGAGTAGTTTACGTCGAGCAAAATTGAATGCGGAGTCAATTAGTTCTGTTGATTTAAGGACTCAAGTGCTGGAAACGCTTGAGAGAAGTTGCCCTACTTCTAATGTTTTGAACGATGTGTTTCGTTTGATATGGGAAGCTAAATGTGAAGTTGATTATGTTAAATTTTTTCACGAAATTTACTGTCTATTGCTTAAGGTCAGAACAGTTGTTGCTTGGGAGGGAGCGTTAGCATTATTTTCACTTGAGAAGAGTGAGTCAAATGAAAAAGCCCAAGGGGCTGCACCTGCAAGACCTGAGGCTAATGTAGGCAATGCACGTGCCGAAAGGAAGggtgagaaaaagaagaaggttttGGGTAAGGGAACTATTGTTATAAGGCAAATTATTAAAGACAGGGTGCAAAATCAGGATAAGGATGCGGTTGAAAATGTTGAAGTGCTGGCTCAGTGGGCTCAAAatctttccttgttttttgaTCCTAAGGACCCTGAACTTGATATTTTCCTGCAGAAAGTAAAAGAGATTGTAGAAAGCAATGAATCTAGAAGGATTCCCAAGATTCCAAAG GGTACTCGGGATTTCGCTAAAGAACAAATGGCCATAAGAAAGAGAGCATTTTCAATCATAGAAGAGGTATTTGAGATGCATGGAGCAACGGCCCTAGATACTCCTGTTTTTGAATTGCGAGAGACTCTCATGGGAAAATATGGGGAAGACTCAAAGTTGATATATGACCTTGCGGACCAG GGCGGTGAGCTATGTTCCCTGCGGTACGACTTAACTGTGCCTTTTGCTAGATACGTAGCCATGCATGGTCTCAGTTCATTCAAAAGATACCAGATTTGTAAGGTATACAGAAGGGATAACCCATCTAAGGGGCGATATCGTGAATTCTACCAATGTGATTTTGATATTGCTGGTCACTTTGAATCGATGGGGCCTGATTTTGAGGTTATCAAGATTTTGACTGAACTTCTTGATGAATTAAACATTGGTGATTATGAG ATAAAGTTGAATCATCGGAAATTGCTGGATGGGATGCTGAAAATTTGTGGCGTACCTCCTGAAAAATTCAGAACAATATGCTCTAGTATTGACAAATTGGACAAGCAGTCATTTGAGCAAGTCAAGAAGGAAATG GTGGAGGAAAAGGGATTATCTGTCGAAACAGCAGATAGTATTGGAACTTACGTGAAGAAAAGGGGACCCCCACTGGAAATATTATCCAAGTTGAAACAAGAGGGTAGTCAGTTTTTAGAACACAGTGGATCTGCTACTGCTTTAGATGAGATGCATATTTTGTTTAAAGCTTTGGAAAAATCCAAGTGCATAAACAAGGTGATCTTTGACTTGAGTCTTGCAAGAGGTCTTGACTATTACACTGGAGTAATATTTGAAGCAGTCTTCAAAGGCACTACACAG GTCGGCTCCATTGCAGCTGGTGGGCGTTATGACAATCTTGTAGGAATGTTTGGTACGAAGCAGGTTCCTTCAGTAGGTGTCAGCCTTGGAATTGAGCGCGTGTTCACTATACTGGAGCAACTTGAGAAAGATCGCAACCAG TCAATCCGACCAACGAAGACACAAGTTTTGGTGTCGATTTTTGGGGAGGACCTGTCTCTAGCTGCTGAGTTGGTTAGTGAATTGTGGGAAGCCAAATTGAAAGCAGAGTTCATGGTCAACAAAAGACCGATGAAACATATTGACCGTGCCAAGGAGTCACGTATCCCTTGGATGGTGATTATTGGTGAGCGGGAACAAAATGAAGGCATTGTCAAACTGAAAGACGTAGAAGCCAACAAGGAGGAGGTAGTCCCAAGAAGCAGGGTAGTAGAGGAGCTACAAAGGCGGTTGAACTTCTCTTCCTCATAA